A region of Allocoleopsis franciscana PCC 7113 DNA encodes the following proteins:
- a CDS encoding citrate synthase — protein MTVCEYRPGLEGIPVAQSSISYVDGQKGILEYRGIRIEELASHSTFLETSYLLIWGELPTKEELEAFEYEIRHRRRIKYRIRDMMKCFPETGHPMDALQASAAALGLFYSKRALDNPDYIREAVVRLLAKIPTMVAAFKQMRKGNDSVQPNDDLDYSANFLYMLNERKPDPLAARIFDICLTLHAEHTMNASTFSAMVTASTLTDPYAVVASAVGTLAGPLHGGANEEVITMLEEIGSVENVRSYLEDCVQRKSKIMGFGHRVYKVKDPRATILQNLAEQLFEKFGHDEYYEIAVELEKAVEEKLGQKGIYANVDFYSGLVYRKLGIPTDLFTPIFAIARVAGWLAHWKEQLEENRIFRPTQIYTGVHSVDYLPIEKR, from the coding sequence ATGACAGTTTGCGAGTATAGACCAGGTTTAGAAGGTATTCCCGTTGCTCAATCCAGTATTAGCTATGTCGATGGACAAAAGGGAATACTGGAGTATCGTGGTATTCGCATTGAAGAACTCGCATCACACAGCACGTTTCTGGAAACATCGTATCTGCTGATCTGGGGTGAGCTGCCGACCAAGGAAGAACTTGAAGCCTTTGAATATGAAATTCGCCACCGTCGGCGGATCAAATACCGGATTCGGGACATGATGAAGTGTTTCCCGGAAACAGGTCACCCGATGGACGCGCTGCAAGCCTCGGCGGCTGCACTCGGTCTTTTTTACTCCAAACGAGCGCTAGATAACCCCGATTATATTCGGGAGGCGGTGGTGCGCTTGTTGGCGAAAATTCCGACGATGGTGGCAGCTTTCAAGCAGATGCGTAAAGGCAATGATTCCGTTCAGCCTAATGATGACTTGGATTACTCTGCCAACTTTTTGTACATGCTCAATGAGCGAAAACCCGATCCTCTAGCGGCTCGGATTTTCGACATCTGCTTGACACTCCACGCCGAACACACGATGAATGCTTCCACATTCTCGGCAATGGTTACCGCATCGACATTGACTGACCCCTATGCTGTGGTGGCTTCAGCCGTGGGCACTTTAGCCGGTCCTTTGCATGGTGGAGCGAATGAAGAAGTGATCACGATGTTGGAAGAAATAGGCTCGGTGGAAAACGTCCGCTCGTATTTGGAAGATTGCGTGCAACGTAAGTCCAAAATCATGGGTTTTGGTCATCGGGTCTATAAAGTGAAAGACCCACGAGCTACAATTCTGCAAAACTTAGCAGAGCAACTCTTTGAGAAGTTTGGTCACGATGAGTACTATGAGATTGCCGTTGAATTAGAAAAGGCAGTCGAGGAAAAACTGGGTCAGAAAGGAATTTACGCCAACGTTGATTTCTATTCCGGGTTAGTTTACCGCAAATTGGGGATTCCTACCGACTTGTTTACACCGATTTTTGCGATCGCACGGGTGGCAGGTTGGCTTGCTCACTGGAAAGAACAGTTGGAAGAAAACCGAATTTTTCGACCCACTCAAATCTACACAGGTGTCCACAGTGTTGATTATCTTCCTATAGAAAAACGCTAG
- the sixA gene encoding phosphohistidine phosphatase SixA, which translates to MELYLIRHGIAAVREDYTNDEERPLTDKGRQKTAQVAKQLHDRGLRFDVILSSPLVRAKETAVILQKAGLGCNIEEFTPLAPDGDIEAWISWLKQRWQTDTSDKSLALVGHQPDLGNWAETLVWGNAQEKLILKKAGVIGIKVPDTQSPIAQSELFLLTSPKWLL; encoded by the coding sequence ATGGAATTGTATTTAATTCGTCACGGCATCGCTGCTGTGAGAGAGGATTACACCAATGATGAAGAACGTCCACTGACCGATAAAGGGCGTCAGAAAACGGCTCAAGTCGCGAAACAACTTCATGACCGGGGTCTGCGTTTTGACGTAATTTTGTCGAGTCCTTTAGTCCGAGCCAAAGAGACGGCTGTCATCCTGCAAAAGGCGGGTCTAGGTTGCAATATTGAAGAATTTACCCCCCTGGCTCCAGATGGTGATATTGAGGCTTGGATCAGTTGGCTCAAGCAACGGTGGCAGACGGATACGAGTGACAAATCTTTGGCGTTGGTCGGTCATCAACCCGATTTAGGCAACTGGGCGGAAACCTTGGTTTGGGGCAATGCCCAAGAAAAGCTAATCCTGAAAAAAGCTGGAGTCATCGGGATAAAGGTTCCAGACACCCAATCTCCCATCGCCCAGAGTGAACTGTTTTTGTTGACCTCGCCTAAGTGGTTACTTTAA
- a CDS encoding DHH family phosphoesterase: MPSNSLTSVHDSFPSTTPSESIAVEPQQSPDSLEKVSSNLSHSRESQWHESSPEEKLAEFRQMLKRHARERQLILIQDFPDPDALSSAWAYQLIVQQHNIQCDIVYAGTLSHQENIALVKLTNLPAKRWGIQTLKDRDLSIYQGCVLIDNQGTTSQLMPLVKQSGLPIVAVIDHHRTQGDLEAEFVDIRPQTRATATILTQYLQAGLLKLDSSMNEHVKCATALMHGLRSDTNRLMQAQEEDFLAAGYLSRFYDPQLLNAVLQTARSRRVMDVIERSLKNRLVQNNFSIAGVGYLRYDDRDAIPQAADFLVTEENVHTAMVYGIVHDEDEEVEVVIGSLRTNKLTLDPDEFIKEAFGQDSNGRFFGGGRMMAGGFEIPIGFLSSFNDNAEYAKMKWEVFDIQIKQKLLRLVNPKDNLINTD; this comes from the coding sequence ATGCCATCGAACTCCCTCACGTCTGTTCATGATTCATTCCCATCCACTACTCCTTCAGAGTCGATCGCTGTTGAACCTCAACAGTCTCCAGACTCGCTCGAAAAGGTGAGTAGCAACCTCAGTCATTCTCGTGAGAGCCAGTGGCATGAATCCTCACCGGAAGAGAAGCTCGCTGAATTTCGACAGATGCTGAAGCGTCATGCTAGAGAACGTCAGCTCATTCTCATCCAAGATTTTCCTGACCCGGATGCCTTGTCCAGCGCTTGGGCTTATCAGCTCATTGTGCAACAGCATAATATCCAATGCGATATTGTATACGCGGGTACTCTTTCGCATCAGGAAAACATTGCGTTGGTTAAGCTGACCAACTTGCCTGCAAAACGCTGGGGTATTCAGACGTTGAAGGATCGGGATTTATCGATTTATCAAGGCTGTGTGCTGATCGATAACCAGGGAACAACGAGTCAATTGATGCCTCTGGTCAAACAATCCGGTCTGCCGATCGTCGCGGTCATTGACCATCACAGAACTCAGGGCGACTTAGAAGCTGAGTTTGTCGATATTCGTCCTCAGACACGAGCGACGGCCACGATTTTAACCCAGTACCTTCAGGCTGGGCTACTGAAGCTAGACAGTAGCATGAATGAACATGTTAAGTGTGCTACAGCCTTAATGCATGGTCTGCGATCGGATACCAATCGCCTCATGCAGGCACAGGAAGAAGATTTTTTGGCGGCTGGGTATCTCAGTCGGTTCTATGACCCCCAACTGCTGAATGCGGTACTCCAAACCGCGAGATCGCGCCGTGTCATGGATGTGATTGAGCGATCGCTCAAAAATCGCCTAGTACAGAATAACTTCTCCATTGCGGGGGTTGGCTACCTGCGTTACGATGACCGCGATGCTATCCCCCAAGCGGCTGACTTTTTAGTGACGGAAGAAAACGTTCACACGGCGATGGTTTATGGAATCGTTCACGACGAAGACGAAGAAGTAGAAGTCGTGATTGGCTCACTCAGAACCAACAAACTGACCCTTGACCCCGATGAATTCATCAAAGAAGCCTTTGGTCAAGATAGTAATGGACGCTTTTTTGGCGGCGGACGCATGATGGCAGGCGGTTTTGAAATCCCGATCGGGTTTTTGAGCAGCTTTAATGATAATGCAGAGTACGCCAAGATGAAGTGGGAAGTGTTTGATATCCAAATTAAGCAGAAACTTCTGCGCCTAGTGAATCCAAAGGACAATTTGATCAATACCGACTAA
- a CDS encoding HNH endonuclease, whose product MGKVLVLNASYEPLNITNWRRAVVLLIKGKAEQVEHNGKYVYSEFPLPTVIRLRHYVRVPYKEIPLTRRNILHRDGHSCQYCGYTGDELTLDHVVPRSRHGGDTWENIVTACVRCNVKKGSRTPKEANMILRNQPRRPYSSLHFEVAKHVKGGLHQEWRKYVIGI is encoded by the coding sequence ATGGGCAAGGTTCTGGTGTTAAACGCCTCCTACGAACCGCTCAATATCACCAACTGGCGACGGGCGGTTGTCTTGTTGATCAAAGGGAAGGCGGAGCAGGTTGAACACAACGGCAAATACGTCTACTCAGAATTCCCTCTCCCTACAGTTATCCGACTGCGGCATTACGTGCGGGTTCCCTATAAAGAAATCCCACTAACTCGCCGAAATATCCTCCATCGGGATGGACACTCTTGTCAATACTGCGGTTATACGGGTGATGAACTCACGCTCGATCATGTGGTTCCTCGCTCTCGCCACGGAGGAGATACTTGGGAAAATATTGTCACCGCCTGTGTACGCTGCAATGTTAAAAAAGGCAGCCGCACCCCTAAAGAAGCGAATATGATTCTGCGGAATCAGCCTCGTAGACCTTACAGCAGCTTGCACTTTGAAGTCGCTAAACATGTCAAGGGTGGATTGCATCAAGAGTGGCGAAAGTATGTGATCGGCATTTAA
- a CDS encoding adenylate/guanylate cyclase domain-containing protein — MNYQENLAAMSSENNNKGVIVIVDDKPTNLGVLFDFLTDSGFKVLVAQDGESAIQKVEYAHPDLILLDVMMPGIDGFETCRRLKANPATQDIPVIFMTALSETVDKVKGFNLGAVDYVIKPVQQEEVRARVTTHLTLRNLQHKLQQQNLQLQKAEEKYRSIVENATEGIFQATPEGRYITANPALARILGYSSPEVLMNEITNIGKQLYVEPMRRDDLVALMNREDTLSDFESQVYRKDESVIWISENIRPVRDANGKLLYYEGSVTDITERKQSEVALRLARKRAELLLLNILPQPIAERLKRGQRTLAESFEDVTVLFADLVNFTKFSAQTSPTELVELLNVIFSKFDRLAEQHRIEKIKTIGDAYMVVAGLPTARPDTAGAIAQMALDMQDAIVQLNTELGKSFQLRIGIHSGPVVAGVIGIRKFSYDLWGDTVNIASRMESQGLPGSIQVSATTYERLRDRYLFKERSPIQVKGKGEMITYLLISRKPIG; from the coding sequence ATGAACTATCAAGAAAATCTAGCCGCAATGAGTTCAGAAAATAATAATAAAGGCGTTATTGTAATTGTCGATGATAAACCGACAAATCTGGGAGTCTTATTTGACTTTTTGACCGATTCAGGCTTCAAAGTCTTAGTGGCTCAAGATGGTGAAAGTGCCATTCAGAAAGTTGAATATGCTCATCCCGATCTGATCTTATTGGATGTAATGATGCCGGGAATTGATGGGTTTGAAACCTGCCGCCGTCTGAAAGCTAATCCTGCCACTCAAGACATCCCGGTAATTTTTATGACGGCGCTTTCCGAGACGGTGGATAAGGTCAAAGGTTTCAATCTTGGCGCTGTCGATTATGTGATTAAGCCAGTGCAGCAAGAAGAAGTTCGAGCCAGAGTCACCACTCATTTGACACTCCGAAACCTGCAACATAAGCTACAACAGCAAAATTTACAGCTTCAAAAAGCTGAGGAAAAATATCGCAGTATTGTTGAGAATGCCACGGAAGGGATTTTTCAGGCAACGCCTGAGGGGCGCTACATCACAGCGAATCCTGCATTGGCGCGAATCCTGGGCTACTCCTCTCCAGAAGTACTCATGAATGAAATTACCAATATTGGGAAGCAACTTTATGTTGAACCGATGCGTCGTGACGACTTAGTCGCTTTGATGAACCGGGAAGATACCTTATCTGACTTTGAGTCTCAGGTTTATCGGAAAGATGAGAGCGTCATCTGGATTTCGGAAAATATTCGTCCCGTCAGAGATGCCAATGGTAAGCTGCTTTACTACGAGGGCAGTGTTACCGACATTACAGAGCGTAAACAGTCTGAAGTTGCCCTACGCCTCGCCCGGAAACGAGCGGAACTTCTACTGCTCAATATCCTACCCCAACCCATTGCTGAACGTTTGAAACGGGGTCAGCGCACATTGGCTGAGAGCTTTGAAGATGTTACAGTTCTGTTTGCCGATCTGGTTAACTTTACCAAGTTCTCGGCGCAAACCTCTCCGACAGAACTGGTGGAACTCCTGAATGTGATTTTCTCCAAGTTTGATCGACTGGCAGAGCAGCATCGTATTGAGAAAATCAAGACCATTGGCGATGCCTATATGGTTGTTGCGGGTTTGCCGACGGCTCGTCCAGATACGGCAGGAGCGATTGCCCAAATGGCGTTGGATATGCAAGACGCAATTGTCCAACTCAACACTGAGCTGGGTAAATCTTTCCAGCTAAGAATTGGGATTCATTCGGGTCCTGTTGTCGCAGGCGTGATTGGGATTAGAAAATTTAGCTATGACTTGTGGGGTGATACGGTTAACATCGCTTCTCGCATGGAATCTCAAGGTCTACCGGGTTCGATTCAGGTTTCTGCGACGACTTATGAGCGATTACGCGATCGCTATCTGTTTAAGGAGCGAAGCCCGATTCAGGTTAAAGGTAAGGGAGAGATGATTACTTATCTACTCATTAGCAGAAAGCCGATTGGATAA
- a CDS encoding diguanylate cyclase domain-containing protein, translating into MNIEYPDKGTILFVDDSPTTLELLFEFLTDTGFQVLIAHNGESAIQIAGSEHPDLIFLDIIMPGMDGFETCRRLKANDSTQDIPVIFMTALSQTAVVVKGFQLGAVDFIVKPTQKEIILARVTTHLTIQKLQHSLLVQNARLQQEIQQRQQMESALQEANQQLHRLATSDPLTQLANRRLFDECLSKAWSILAREKLPLSLLLCDVDFFKLYNDSKGHQAGDECLHQVAQAMKRAVKRPADLVARYGGEEFAVILPNTNGEGALRVAEEIQCSIRTLEIAHPQSPISEFITLSLGASCTIPWYKGSPEALIATADRALYQAKQSGRDRTIFVPLTNADSWDGFPQ; encoded by the coding sequence ATGAATATCGAATACCCTGACAAAGGGACTATCCTGTTTGTTGATGATAGCCCGACCACTTTAGAATTACTGTTTGAATTTTTGACGGATACTGGATTCCAAGTCTTAATCGCTCACAATGGTGAAAGTGCCATCCAAATCGCTGGTTCTGAGCATCCAGATCTGATTTTTTTGGATATCATTATGCCCGGAATGGACGGGTTTGAAACCTGTCGTCGATTGAAAGCGAATGATTCCACACAAGACATTCCCGTCATTTTTATGACCGCTTTATCTCAAACAGCAGTAGTGGTTAAAGGGTTTCAACTGGGAGCTGTTGATTTTATTGTCAAACCCACTCAAAAAGAAATTATTCTTGCCCGTGTCACCACTCACCTGACGATTCAAAAATTGCAACATAGTCTTTTAGTGCAAAATGCACGATTGCAACAAGAAATTCAGCAGCGTCAGCAGATGGAATCGGCACTCCAAGAGGCAAATCAACAACTCCATCGCTTGGCAACTTCAGATCCTTTGACACAACTGGCGAACCGCCGTCTATTTGATGAATGCTTGAGCAAAGCTTGGAGCATCTTGGCTAGGGAAAAATTGCCTCTATCGTTATTACTTTGTGATGTCGATTTTTTCAAACTGTATAACGATAGCAAAGGTCATCAAGCAGGAGATGAGTGTTTACACCAAGTGGCTCAAGCGATGAAGCGAGCGGTGAAGCGTCCGGCTGATTTAGTGGCTCGTTATGGAGGGGAAGAATTTGCTGTGATTTTACCCAATACGAATGGGGAAGGGGCACTGCGAGTGGCAGAAGAAATTCAATGTTCAATCAGAACGCTGGAAATTGCTCATCCCCAATCCCCAATTAGTGAATTTATCACTCTTAGTTTGGGAGCCTCTTGTACCATTCCTTGGTATAAAGGTTCTCCAGAAGCCCTAATTGCTACGGCAGATCGGGCGCTATATCAAGCGAAACAATCGGGACGCGATCGCACTATTTTTGTCCCTTTGACAAACGCGGATAGTTGGGATGGTTTCCCCCAATGA
- a CDS encoding PAS domain S-box protein — protein sequence MVRFGLRLTDTGGKIETQSQKLTQNNSHLEQPMKIDHRADENMALNQQLKEALVESERRFRAIFDHTFQFTWLLKTDGTLVEANQRALDFRGQKRSDVVNHPFWEAPWWSHFPTIQEQLKLGIAAAAQGEFVRYEVDITGAFEAVMTLDFSIKPFTDDTGQVVLLIAEGCDISDRKQVEALLAEQNHILEMIAKGEPLPDVLSIIAQMIEQQIPQCWCSFLLLDKNGVTLRHGAAPSLPDAYNEAIDGLTIGPYAASCGTAAYWGEAVIVEDIESHSVWADFRDLALSYGLRACWSRPICSTVGKVLGTISIYYREPHTPNRYEQELTAKATQLARIAIERSFAQEELLRSNAMLKAQQEAALDGILVIDENRQIASYNQRFCQLWQIPPQLAETGDEGRLLNEMLSQLQNPQQFLAEAEYLYAHPTETSYAEVTLIDGRIFEFYSAPVLSPTGGYYGRIWYNRDITERKQAEAALRQTEEKYRLLVESAGDAIIAVDAETGIILEANQMAETLLGRTRFELIGLHQSEIQPPERREKYTTLFKKHVEVSGVLQSEVELFHKDGTIVPVEVSATVVDVQGKKIVQGIFRDIRDRKQTEKILKQAKVAAEAANRAKSEFLANMSHELRTPLNGILGYTQILKREPNLNVKQQEQLGIIQQCGEHLLTLLNDILDLSKIEARKMELYLSDFEFPHFLDSIIEIVRIHAEQKNIFFRYEMLSQIPAFVRGDEKRLRQVLINLLGNAVKFTDAGGVTFKVGYVMETEELGQGGFSSGHLSGDTPLSHPASPSPITKMRFLIEDTGIGMPSEQIAEIFLPFHQIGDPTRQAEGTGLGLAISQKLVQLMGGKLHVESRLGQGSVFCLDLDLPIASEEADVAEHHEGRVIRLKEKYRLLVVDDKWENRSVLVDLLSPLGFEVLEARNGQEGLNQALQHKPDVILLDMVMPGMDGFEVVKQLRELPNLERVVVIAMSASAFDNDQEKSLTAGCDGFISKPVQVGKLLGQLRHHLGLEWVYEETDLDTLTVPDGATAPIAPSPKVAIRDERNHALQTGLPLQGSPLPATHYAHAWQTLTVVPPPEELQALYELAMMGDIRGIQQQAKRLEQLNEQFAPFAKQLSQLAKGFQEKQILEFVRKYMAEDE from the coding sequence ATGGTACGGTTTGGGCTTCGTCTCACGGACACTGGAGGGAAAATAGAAACACAATCGCAGAAATTAACTCAAAACAATAGCCATTTAGAACAACCCATGAAGATTGATCACAGAGCAGACGAAAATATGGCTCTTAATCAACAGCTCAAAGAAGCTCTGGTGGAGAGTGAAAGACGATTTCGTGCCATTTTTGACCATACCTTTCAATTTACTTGGCTCCTGAAAACAGATGGCACTCTCGTAGAGGCCAATCAAAGGGCGTTAGATTTCAGGGGACAGAAACGTTCGGATGTCGTCAACCACCCGTTTTGGGAAGCTCCGTGGTGGAGCCATTTTCCAACTATCCAAGAGCAACTCAAACTTGGGATTGCAGCGGCGGCTCAGGGTGAATTTGTGCGTTATGAGGTGGATATTACAGGTGCTTTTGAGGCTGTGATGACCCTTGATTTCTCCATCAAGCCGTTCACCGATGACACCGGTCAAGTTGTACTACTGATTGCGGAAGGATGTGACATTAGCGATCGCAAACAAGTAGAAGCTTTGTTAGCCGAACAAAATCATATCTTGGAAATGATTGCCAAGGGGGAACCCCTCCCAGACGTTCTCAGCATCATCGCCCAGATGATTGAGCAGCAAATTCCTCAGTGTTGGTGTTCCTTTCTCTTGCTAGACAAAAACGGGGTCACGCTCCGACATGGAGCCGCTCCCAGCCTTCCAGACGCCTATAACGAAGCAATCGATGGCCTCACCATTGGCCCCTATGCGGCATCCTGCGGTACCGCCGCTTATTGGGGAGAAGCCGTGATTGTCGAGGATATTGAGAGTCATTCTGTGTGGGCCGATTTCCGGGATTTGGCACTTTCCTATGGATTAAGAGCCTGTTGGTCTCGTCCCATCTGTTCTACCGTAGGCAAAGTCTTAGGCACAATTTCCATCTATTACCGCGAACCCCATACCCCAAACCGCTACGAGCAAGAACTCACGGCTAAAGCCACTCAACTCGCCAGAATTGCGATCGAGCGTTCTTTTGCACAGGAGGAATTGCTTCGCAGTAATGCCATGCTCAAAGCCCAACAAGAAGCTGCGCTTGATGGGATTCTAGTGATCGATGAAAATCGCCAGATTGCGTCCTACAACCAGCGTTTTTGCCAGTTGTGGCAGATTCCGCCTCAGCTTGCCGAAACCGGGGATGAAGGACGGCTGCTCAATGAGATGCTTTCCCAACTCCAAAACCCACAGCAATTTCTGGCTGAGGCCGAGTATCTCTACGCTCATCCGACAGAAACGAGCTACGCTGAAGTGACCTTGATCGATGGGCGAATTTTTGAATTTTACTCGGCCCCTGTTCTCTCTCCCACCGGGGGTTACTATGGCAGAATTTGGTACAACCGAGACATCACGGAACGTAAGCAAGCCGAAGCCGCATTGCGTCAGACGGAAGAAAAATATCGGTTGTTAGTCGAGTCGGCTGGGGATGCAATTATCGCCGTAGATGCAGAAACCGGGATTATCCTAGAAGCCAATCAGATGGCGGAAACCCTTCTCGGACGCACGCGATTTGAACTGATTGGTCTGCATCAAAGCGAGATTCAACCCCCCGAACGGCGCGAAAAATATACAACTCTGTTTAAAAAACATGTTGAGGTCAGTGGTGTTCTGCAAAGCGAAGTGGAATTATTTCATAAAGACGGGACGATTGTGCCTGTCGAAGTGAGTGCGACCGTTGTGGATGTGCAAGGCAAAAAAATTGTTCAGGGAATTTTTCGGGACATTCGCGATCGCAAACAAACTGAGAAAATCCTCAAACAAGCTAAAGTTGCCGCTGAAGCTGCCAACCGCGCTAAAAGTGAATTTTTAGCGAATATGAGTCATGAATTACGTACTCCTTTAAATGGAATTTTAGGCTATACCCAAATTTTGAAACGAGAGCCTAATCTCAACGTCAAACAACAGGAGCAACTCGGCATCATTCAACAGTGTGGAGAACATTTGTTAACGTTACTCAATGACATTTTAGACCTCTCCAAAATCGAAGCCCGGAAAATGGAACTGTACCTGAGTGATTTTGAGTTTCCTCATTTTCTGGACAGTATTATCGAAATCGTTCGCATTCATGCCGAACAAAAAAATATTTTCTTTCGTTATGAGATGCTTTCCCAAATTCCGGCTTTTGTCAGGGGTGATGAAAAACGTCTGCGGCAAGTCCTGATTAACCTCCTGGGCAATGCGGTTAAATTTACGGACGCTGGCGGGGTAACTTTTAAAGTCGGCTATGTCATGGAGACTGAGGAGTTGGGACAAGGAGGATTTTCTAGCGGGCATTTGTCTGGTGATACTCCTTTATCTCATCCTGCTTCCCCATCCCCAATTACTAAAATGCGCTTCTTGATTGAAGACACTGGCATTGGTATGCCATCCGAGCAAATTGCAGAAATCTTTTTACCATTCCATCAAATTGGTGACCCGACACGTCAGGCGGAAGGTACGGGATTAGGACTCGCCATCAGCCAAAAATTAGTGCAATTAATGGGTGGCAAACTGCATGTAGAAAGTCGCTTGGGTCAAGGTAGTGTTTTCTGCTTGGATTTAGATTTACCCATAGCATCCGAAGAGGCTGATGTTGCCGAACATCATGAAGGGAGGGTGATTCGGTTAAAAGAAAAGTACAGGTTACTGGTGGTAGACGATAAATGGGAAAATCGCTCGGTTCTAGTTGACCTCCTCTCTCCTTTAGGCTTTGAAGTCCTCGAAGCCAGAAACGGTCAAGAGGGTCTGAATCAGGCGCTTCAACATAAACCGGATGTCATCTTGCTCGATATGGTTATGCCAGGAATGGACGGCTTTGAGGTCGTGAAACAACTTAGGGAGTTACCGAACTTGGAGCGGGTTGTTGTGATTGCGATGTCAGCCAGCGCTTTCGATAATGACCAAGAAAAGTCTTTAACCGCAGGTTGTGATGGTTTTATCTCTAAACCTGTACAGGTCGGAAAGTTGTTAGGACAGCTACGCCACCATTTGGGGTTGGAATGGGTTTATGAAGAAACGGATTTAGACACTCTCACTGTTCCTGATGGTGCGACAGCTCCAATTGCCCCATCCCCCAAGGTAGCGATTAGGGATGAACGGAATCATGCACTCCAAACAGGGCTTCCTCTTCAAGGTAGTCCACTCCCCGCAACTCATTATGCCCATGCTTGGCAAACCCTAACAGTGGTTCCACCCCCCGAAGAACTTCAGGCTCTCTATGAACTGGCGATGATGGGGGACATTAGAGGTATTCAACAGCAAGCTAAGAGACTTGAACAGTTAAACGAGCAATTTGCACCCTTTGCCAAACAGTTGAGTCAATTAGCTAAAGGCTTTCAAGAAAAACAAATTCTGGAATTTGTTAGAAAGTATATGGCAGAAGATGAATGA